Part of the Anopheles coluzzii chromosome 3, AcolN3, whole genome shotgun sequence genome is shown below.
ACCGTCgattacaaaacacacaacacacccgGCCGGACCACCGGATCGGACCGTAGTAGGCCGTAGGGAAAGTGTAGGCAAAAGTGCATTCGTTTGGTGGTTGCTTGCTGTATGACGCACACGGTCTGAGCCGTCTCGATGGTGGAACCAGTCTCGTTACCCTTGGTGAGAGCATTTTCTCCGTCGTGTGCTTCTCAGACGGCCGTGTTTCTCACTTTAAAGGATTCATCTTTCATCTCCGCGCACAGGTGGACCATCTCGTTGTGTACGGGTTTCAGTATCTGCTGGTGTGTTTGTTCTTTCTGTCCGAGCTGTCGTACGTGAAGCAGGATGTGCCGGTGCAAACATCTAGACGCACGGTGCATAGCATTTTCTCCGCGTTCTTAGTGCTCGTCACGCTGGCGGGTGTGGTGGTGGCCGCCTTCCGACTTGTGGATGACTCTGTTGCCGTCTGGCGGGATGGAATAGAGGCCATCTCCTTGGTAAGCGTGTGGATTAGGGGAAAAGACCTTGTAGACCTGTACATTGTTGCATGATTGTACCATAATTCCGAGTGGACTGTTGGAGCAGGCGGCAGGTAACACAGATTCGGGTCTTATCAGGTCTCGGACGGACGACGCATGCGAGCTGATGATAACAGCTTCCACTGGTTGCCTATCTCACAGCCGCTTCTCCCCGCTTCAGGTGGGCATTCTCTTTCTACAGATTTACTCCATCCGACGCATTGTGGATCACATCTATCTGTTTACCTTCTGGACGCTGCGAACGCTTGCCCTCTCGATGGACGTTGCGTTCGACCGCACAGAGTGGTACGATTTTATGCATCTCATGCTAGCGTTCGCTTGGCTCTGTGCGTGCGGGATTCGATCGTACAGCGGAGGAGGGCATGATTCCAGCACCGGTTCCAACACTCCCCGCAAACCCAACTTCATCCGTGGGCTCTTTTTCTCCTGGATGGACAGCACGTACCGGGAAGCACATCGTGGAAGTGTGGCCTTCTACCAGGGTACACTCTTCCAGGGAACGCTGCCGGAAGATCGGAGATGTGAGCAGCTGCTTGAGCTGTACGAGAAAGCAAATGCACGGCGTGGCTATACCGTCGTGGACGATGGCAGTGGACGGATGGAGAGTGAGCGGTGTCGGTTTACCATTGGGAAGCTATTGAGCCCTTTCCGCGGTGAGATCATACTGGCCGGATTGAATCGATTCGTGCTGATTTCATTGTTCTTTCTCTGCCCTTACCTGCTGAGGTAAGTGTTGATGTAGTTCTCCGGTACTTGAGGCGTGCGTACCACTCGATgcagtttatttttatcaatgaACGATTGGACCAGCTCGGGCTCGAGAGGAGAGATATGTGTGTAGGCAATTTTTATTACCCCTCTGAGCGCAGCTTTGCCCCAATGAACCGGTGCACTCGATGAGTCATATAATTAATGTGACTTTGTTTTTACACTCTCTCCACGGTATATAGATTACTACTCGAGGAGAACCAGCCCCGGATGTACCAGAAGTGGATCGTTACGGCACTGTTTGATGCATCGACGATTATCGCTATCCTCAACACGCACTACCAGCACACCACCCAAGACATCGGTCTGCGCATTCGCTCCATCCTGATGGGAGCGATCTATCGGAGCATCCTGCACGACGGCATCACCTCCAACGCGTCCAGCGATACACTAACCAGTGATACGGCACTGTTCGTTCCCTTCATCCAAAATCTACACATGATGTGGTCGGCACCGTTGATCATCCTCATAACCTTCGTGGCGCTGTGGGTAGGCGTCCTCGGACCAATCGGAACCGTAGGCCTCGCGATAATAGTAGCCGTGATCGCAATCACCCGTAAGTTAGCGAAAAAGATCGCAGCACAGGAGAAACACATCACGGCACACAGTAACGATCGCGTTCGACTCACAACCGCTTCGATCGAGCAGATGCAGCAGATCAAGTCGGATTTGATGGAGCCATTTTTTGAGCAGCGTATTGGCGAGCATCGACGGGCAGAGTTGAGCCATATGTGCACCTACATCTTGTACGATGCGCTAAAGTATCTGCTAAGCATTGCCACCCCGATGATCGTGGCTTGCGGTACGTTTCTGTTCATGTACGTGGTGGGTAGTGGCGCTTTGCTGACCGTACAGTCGATGTTTGTGGCAATCGCTCTGTTCGGTCTGACGCGCTACCCGCTGTCGGAGCTGCCGAACCTGATGGCCAACTGGGGCATGATCAATGTGAAGCTACAGGTCATCAACGAGGTAGTGTGCAGTGGCAAACAGACGAAATCGAGTGGAAAGATGCCACAAAATGGCAGTTCAACTGGTGGAGCTGGTAGAGGGAGCTTTGAGAAGATGCAGGAAGTGGTGCACACGTTCGTCGATCAGCTGGAAGACTCGATTGCGGACACGTCAAGAGCTGAAGTACTGAGGATAGAGCGTGCAAAGTTCTCCACGGAAAAGAATACAATCCTACGGGGTATTAACTTAACGCTGCGGGAGGGTACCTTTACCGGAGTTAGTGGAACTCACGGTTCTGGGAAAACCTCTCTGCTGCGTGCGATGATTGGAAGACTACAACGGACGGGAGGCACCAGTGCGATCGCGTGGAATCGTGTCGCTTACTGTCCTCAGACACCATGGATACACAGTGGGACCATACGGAGCAACATCCTGTTTGGGCAGGAGTATGAAAAGTCCCGCTATGAGGAGGTACTTCGTGCTTGCTGTCTGGAGGAGGATCTGAAGACATTCCCAGATTACGACGAGCGTGTTGTGAGTGAAGGAGGGCATTCGCTGTCCGGTGGTCAGGCACGACGAGTCTCGCTGGCACGTGCCGTTTACCGACACGCGGACGTGTATCTGCTCGATGATCCACTACGTTCGCTCGATCCGAATGTAGCCCGCAAGGTGTTTGAGGGTGTGTTCCATCGTCAGCACGGATTGCTTGCAGGAtgcacgtgtgtgtttatatcGCACGATCCGGAACATCTCTCGATTGCTGATAAAGTGCTGGTTATGGCTGGTGGTACGATTGAAAAGGTACTAAAGCCAGCCGAAGTAAGTGTGGAGCTGCTTGGTCAACTCAACGGAGCAGAAGACGAACCAGAGCAGGAAGAGAAAGTCCCAAAAGCAGAccagcagaacaaaaaacgcgCCAGAAAAGCTCAACCAAAAGGCACTGACCACGGAGAGGGTAATGTTTCGCTCGGGCTTTACGTTACCTTCGCACGGATGCTCAAGCGGCGTTACTGTGTCGGAGCGTTATGTTTCGAGTCTGCGGTTACAGCGCTCGATATCGTCATCATCACACTGCTTGCTCAGTGTGCTGCGAGTGACAAACAGACGAGTGGAGCCCTGCTCCACACTACATGGATTTTGTGTGTCTGGGTACTGCTAATATTCCTCAAAACAGCAATCATTCACTGGGCTGGTTTAAGCCTATCGAAACGCGTCCACTCCCAAATGCTGGCCACCATCCTCCGTCAACCGATGGAGTTTTTCGATCTTAATGATTCCGGCGTGATCGTGAATCGCTTCTCGAACGATCTGAAAGTGGTCGATAAAACGATCATCACGAGCGTTCGTTCGGTGCTGAGCGCCTCCTTCAGTGTGCTCGGCACGCTGATGCTGTTCGTGTACAAGCTGCACAGCAAGCTGCTGCTCTTTGTGCTCGCGTTCACAGCGGCCCTCATGTTAGTGTGCGGTCTGAAGCGGTTGCTAAGCTACCATCTACAGGTAGCGCGAACGTTGAAGCGCTTCGAGGCAAGCTCACGCTCACCGATCATTCTGCAGTACAATGAAACGATCCAGGGCATTGACACGATCAAAGCGTACGAGGCGGAGGATCGCTTGTTGCGCCAGTTCTTTGAGAGGGTGGACACGCACCAGAACTACATTTACCACAACCGGTTCGCAAACAGGTGGATCGGTATACGGTTGGAGTTTATCGGAGCGATTGTGATTTACTACGTCGCTCTGCTCACCGTCAGCAATCAATCGATGGTTGGGTTTGCGTTTGTGGGCATCATTGTAAGCTATGTGTTGCGGTTGATTCCTTCGCTGAACTCACTGCTGCTAGCGTTAGGTGCGCTGGAGGAAAACATAATCTCATTCGAGCGAGTCGCACAATATTTGGACCTGCAGCGCGAAACAAACGATGAAATGGGCGTAGATTATCCAACGAGCGGAATGGACAAGCACCCCGTCCTCGGACCAATCATCTATCGGGACTTTTCGCTAACGCACGCTGACGGATCGACGGTTCTGCACAATGTAACGCTTACGATAGCGACTGGGGAAAAGCTGGGCATTGTAGGTCGTACCGGATCAGGGAAATCCAGCTTCATTGGGACACTGTTCCGGTTCTATCCCAAGCACACTACGGGATATATTTCTATCGCACACGTTGAGCTGGGGCGCATATCACTCCAAAAGCTGCGCGGTGAGCTAACGCTTGTTCCCCAAAGTACGAGCCTATTTTCGGGCGTGGTGCAAAACTTTATCGATCCACGGAACGGACACACGGACGAGGAGCTCATTCGTTGTTTGCGTGAGTGTGGGCTGGGTAACGTCCACTTGGCGACACCGCTCGAGAACCTTTCCGTTGGCCAGTGCCAGCTGTTGTGTCTGGTGCGTGGATTTCTGAGGAAGAAACCGATCATCATACTGGACGAAGCGACCTCGGCGCTGGATGAAGCGACGGAAGATCTAATACTGAAGGTGTTGGATAAACAGTTTCACGGTCGCACTGTGCTGATGATTGCACATCACCTGAACACCTTGCGAAACTGTCATCGCGTACTGTGGTTGCAGGAGGGACGGGTGCGTAAGATTGCGCCGCTGCAGGATTATACGGTGGAGGAGCGGGCTGAGCTTGGGTTTCGAGATTAGAGTATCTTTGGGTGTAGCTGTTTTGTGATATGTATTGTTTTCtcatatattttgttttaaaattggaaAACGGAAAGGAGACAGTGGTCTGCTGCCAAAATTGTACTTAATAGGAAGCGTtgaaccaaatcaaacaacgaacatttatatttatatgtaCTTATATCGTGAAATATACATTGCCTAGCATAGAATGGGCAGCGAATGTTGGCCATCACAACAAATGGTTATCTATAGTATTAAAGTTCTGTGCTCAATTTTATCACATTCACATCATATGTATATGGATTGAAtcgattttcatttttaaggCCAAATGGATTAtgcgaccaagaagtttgcAACCAAGAATATTTTTACTAAGAAGTTCAATGTTCAATGTTACAGTGGTGTCTAACTCCGAACGTTTCCGCTTCACACGTGAAGCGTTACGCAAAATTCAAATCGAGCGTTAGTGTACCGCTGTAAGCAAACGCGTAAATTCCATCATTCCATGAGCACACCGTTGGACTTGTGCCATTCACTCAAGATGAATTGGTAATTCGCGTTTCATCGCAGCAATCCATGACATAACCATCGCAAGGGAGGAGTGGAGATGTGTCAAACCCCAATAAGCGTAGCGGTACCTTGCGCATGTGGGTGTGCAACCGAACAACGCGCACACAAAACTTCACCATTCGCGCGGATCAATGGGGGTGCGCAACGGACTTATCTTATCTTGCCGCCCGTGACCATTGGTATAGCACAACCGATGCCGTCAATATAGTGATGATTTTGTGCAGGAAGTATGCCGGGAACTTGTTGTCGGCGTATGTCGGTATAATGGAATTGCACAAAATTTTGCAAGTCAGTCGCCGTGGTTCCCGTTTTTCACAAGTCATTGCCAATGGGATGTTTCCTACGATGGGGGTGTCGTCGTTGATCTTGAGGTGTTATCAATTGTTAGGTGCAATTGCGGTACACGTTGCAACAATGGGGATGCTTCGGTGGGATAGAACTGCTTGGTCGTTGGTGTGTGTAATGGACTACTTTCACTTGGAAATTACTAGAAATATCGCTTTCACTGGAAAAAGAATGGTAATAAAAGGTAAAATATCACCAAATACGTTGATTGTGATATTTGTTGTGTCTTTCTTTGCAATTTTCTCCATCAGCATTTTTTGCGAAATGTCTTCATCCCTTCCACTTGCCGTTCCTATTTGCACACGAAATGTCCCATAAATTTCCAAACAATCAATCCGACACAACAAACCGCTCGTTTGTATGTCACCTGATCAAGTGTAAACTATGTTATGTCTACCCTAACTGGGATACGTTCTAGTGTGAATCTCGGCCAACGATCGACCGCAGCACGGTGTCTCAATTAAGGTCCAACCTATCA
Proteins encoded:
- the LOC120954863 gene encoding multidrug resistance-associated protein 1-like isoform X1, whose product is MVEPVSLPLVDHLVVYGFQYLLVCLFFLSELSYVKQDVPVQTSRRTVHSIFSAFLVLVTLAGVVVAAFRLVDDSVAVWRDGIEAISLVGILFLQIYSIRRIVDHIYLFTFWTLRTLALSMDVAFDRTEWYDFMHLMLAFAWLCACGIRSYSGGGHDSSTGSNTPRKPNFIRGLFFSWMDSTYREAHRGSVAFYQGTLFQGTLPEDRRCEQLLELYEKANARRGYTVVDDGSGRMESERCRFTIGKLLSPFRGEIILAGLNRFVLISLFFLCPYLLRLLLEENQPRMYQKWIVTALFDASTIIAILNTHYQHTTQDIGLRIRSILMGAIYRSILHDGITSNASSDTLTSDTALFVPFIQNLHMMWSAPLIILITFVALWVGVLGPIGTVGLAIIVAVIAITRKLAKKIAAQEKHITAHSNDRVRLTTASIEQMQQIKSDLMEPFFEQRIGEHRRAELSHMCTYILYDALKYLLSIATPMIVACGTFLFMYVVGSGALLTVQSMFVAIALFGLTRYPLSELPNLMANWGMINVKLQVINEVVCSGKQTKSSGKMPQNGSSTGGAGRGSFEKMQEVVHTFVDQLEDSIADTSRAEVLRIERAKFSTEKNTILRGINLTLREGTFTGVSGTHGSGKTSLLRAMIGRLQRTGGTSAIAWNRVAYCPQTPWIHSGTIRSNILFGQEYEKSRYEEVLRACCLEEDLKTFPDYDERVVSEGGHSLSGGQARRVSLARAVYRHADVYLLDDPLRSLDPNVARKVFEGVFHRQHGLLAGCTCVFISHDPEHLSIADKVLVMAGGTIEKVLKPAEVSVELLGQLNGAEDEPEQEEKVPKADQQNKKRARKAQPKGTDHGEGNVSLGLYVTFARMLKRRYCVGALCFESAVTALDIVIITLLAQCAASDKQTSGALLHTTWILCVWVLLIFLKTAIIHWAGLSLSKRVHSQMLATILRQPMEFFDLNDSGVIVNRFSNDLKVVDKTIITSVRSVLSASFSVLGTLMLFVYKLHSKLLLFVLAFTAALMLVCGLKRLLSYHLQVARTLKRFEASSRSPIILQYNETIQGIDTIKAYEAEDRLLRQFFERVDTHQNYIYHNRFANRWIGIRLEFIGAIVIYYVALLTVSNQSMVGFAFVGIIVSYVLRLIPSLNSLLLALGALEENIISFERVAQYLDLQRETNDEMGVDYPTSGMDKHPVLGPIIYRDFSLTHADGSTVLHNVTLTIATGEKLGIVGRTGSGKSSFIGTLFRFYPKHTTGYISIAHVELGRISLQKLRGELTLVPQSTSLFSGVVQNFIDPRNGHTDEELIRCLRECGLGNVHLATPLENLSVGQCQLLCLVRGFLRKKPIIILDEATSALDEATEDLILKVLDKQFHGRTVLMIAHHLNTLRNCHRVLWLQEGRVRKIAPLQDYTVEERAELGFRD
- the LOC120954863 gene encoding multidrug resistance-associated protein 1-like isoform X2, producing MDVAFDRTEWYDFMHLMLAFAWLCACGIRSYSGGGHDSSTGSNTPRKPNFIRGLFFSWMDSTYREAHRGSVAFYQGTLFQGTLPEDRRCEQLLELYEKANARRGYTVVDDGSGRMESERCRFTIGKLLSPFRGEIILAGLNRFVLISLFFLCPYLLRLLLEENQPRMYQKWIVTALFDASTIIAILNTHYQHTTQDIGLRIRSILMGAIYRSILHDGITSNASSDTLTSDTALFVPFIQNLHMMWSAPLIILITFVALWVGVLGPIGTVGLAIIVAVIAITRKLAKKIAAQEKHITAHSNDRVRLTTASIEQMQQIKSDLMEPFFEQRIGEHRRAELSHMCTYILYDALKYLLSIATPMIVACGTFLFMYVVGSGALLTVQSMFVAIALFGLTRYPLSELPNLMANWGMINVKLQVINEVVCSGKQTKSSGKMPQNGSSTGGAGRGSFEKMQEVVHTFVDQLEDSIADTSRAEVLRIERAKFSTEKNTILRGINLTLREGTFTGVSGTHGSGKTSLLRAMIGRLQRTGGTSAIAWNRVAYCPQTPWIHSGTIRSNILFGQEYEKSRYEEVLRACCLEEDLKTFPDYDERVVSEGGHSLSGGQARRVSLARAVYRHADVYLLDDPLRSLDPNVARKVFEGVFHRQHGLLAGCTCVFISHDPEHLSIADKVLVMAGGTIEKVLKPAEVSVELLGQLNGAEDEPEQEEKVPKADQQNKKRARKAQPKGTDHGEGNVSLGLYVTFARMLKRRYCVGALCFESAVTALDIVIITLLAQCAASDKQTSGALLHTTWILCVWVLLIFLKTAIIHWAGLSLSKRVHSQMLATILRQPMEFFDLNDSGVIVNRFSNDLKVVDKTIITSVRSVLSASFSVLGTLMLFVYKLHSKLLLFVLAFTAALMLVCGLKRLLSYHLQVARTLKRFEASSRSPIILQYNETIQGIDTIKAYEAEDRLLRQFFERVDTHQNYIYHNRFANRWIGIRLEFIGAIVIYYVALLTVSNQSMVGFAFVGIIVSYVLRLIPSLNSLLLALGALEENIISFERVAQYLDLQRETNDEMGVDYPTSGMDKHPVLGPIIYRDFSLTHADGSTVLHNVTLTIATGEKLGIVGRTGSGKSSFIGTLFRFYPKHTTGYISIAHVELGRISLQKLRGELTLVPQSTSLFSGVVQNFIDPRNGHTDEELIRCLRECGLGNVHLATPLENLSVGQCQLLCLVRGFLRKKPIIILDEATSALDEATEDLILKVLDKQFHGRTVLMIAHHLNTLRNCHRVLWLQEGRVRKIAPLQDYTVEERAELGFRD
- the LOC120954863 gene encoding multidrug resistance-associated protein 1-like isoform X3, which encodes MNDWTSSGSRGEICVLLLEENQPRMYQKWIVTALFDASTIIAILNTHYQHTTQDIGLRIRSILMGAIYRSILHDGITSNASSDTLTSDTALFVPFIQNLHMMWSAPLIILITFVALWVGVLGPIGTVGLAIIVAVIAITRKLAKKIAAQEKHITAHSNDRVRLTTASIEQMQQIKSDLMEPFFEQRIGEHRRAELSHMCTYILYDALKYLLSIATPMIVACGTFLFMYVVGSGALLTVQSMFVAIALFGLTRYPLSELPNLMANWGMINVKLQVINEVVCSGKQTKSSGKMPQNGSSTGGAGRGSFEKMQEVVHTFVDQLEDSIADTSRAEVLRIERAKFSTEKNTILRGINLTLREGTFTGVSGTHGSGKTSLLRAMIGRLQRTGGTSAIAWNRVAYCPQTPWIHSGTIRSNILFGQEYEKSRYEEVLRACCLEEDLKTFPDYDERVVSEGGHSLSGGQARRVSLARAVYRHADVYLLDDPLRSLDPNVARKVFEGVFHRQHGLLAGCTCVFISHDPEHLSIADKVLVMAGGTIEKVLKPAEVSVELLGQLNGAEDEPEQEEKVPKADQQNKKRARKAQPKGTDHGEGNVSLGLYVTFARMLKRRYCVGALCFESAVTALDIVIITLLAQCAASDKQTSGALLHTTWILCVWVLLIFLKTAIIHWAGLSLSKRVHSQMLATILRQPMEFFDLNDSGVIVNRFSNDLKVVDKTIITSVRSVLSASFSVLGTLMLFVYKLHSKLLLFVLAFTAALMLVCGLKRLLSYHLQVARTLKRFEASSRSPIILQYNETIQGIDTIKAYEAEDRLLRQFFERVDTHQNYIYHNRFANRWIGIRLEFIGAIVIYYVALLTVSNQSMVGFAFVGIIVSYVLRLIPSLNSLLLALGALEENIISFERVAQYLDLQRETNDEMGVDYPTSGMDKHPVLGPIIYRDFSLTHADGSTVLHNVTLTIATGEKLGIVGRTGSGKSSFIGTLFRFYPKHTTGYISIAHVELGRISLQKLRGELTLVPQSTSLFSGVVQNFIDPRNGHTDEELIRCLRECGLGNVHLATPLENLSVGQCQLLCLVRGFLRKKPIIILDEATSALDEATEDLILKVLDKQFHGRTVLMIAHHLNTLRNCHRVLWLQEGRVRKIAPLQDYTVEERAELGFRD